The following nucleotide sequence is from Caldicellulosiruptor saccharolyticus DSM 8903.
AGAGAATAAAGTTTCAGAAAAAATAGATTGCGATAATACTTTGCTTGAAAAAAAGTTGAAACTTTTAAAAAACAAACTTGAGCCTATGAATAAACTTCCTTTGGTGAAGATAGATATCCAGAAAGTCATTGAAGATGCAATAGAAGCAAAAGTCAAAAAGCAGGAAAAGGTTAATCTTCTACTATTTTTGCTTTTGAGTTTTCTTATTTTTTCCGTTTATATTTTGTTAATTAACATCAATGGTTTTGGATTTTTCATAAGGCTTCAGATACTTTTCGAAACGCTGTTACCATGGATTTTGATCCCTGCTTCATTGATATTCTCAAAAGGAAAGGTGTGAGAACATGAAGATTAATAAAACATTGATATTTTTCATTACTGCTATCGCTTATCTGAGTTTTTTGCTTTTTTTAGTCCAGCAGTTTTCTGATGAGAAAATATCACTGGGTCTTTTAATAATTTTATTTACCCTGTTGATGGCTCAGGCTGTATACATATTCTTCGATGCTAAAAACAAAAGCGAAAAATACTATTTTCTTTGGGGGCTATTTGGACTTCTTAATTTCCCCAGCAGTCTTATAATATATCTTCTTATCACGAGGGTAATTCTAAAAGATAAAAATAGAAAAACTTACTGAAAAGGAGTGTTTTGGAATGTTCGGAAATATGAATATGGAAGAAATGCTAAAATTACTTGCACCTTTAATTGTTCTGCAGTTTGCTCTTATGGTTTTCTGTCTTCTTAAGTTGAAAAGCGACAAAGTAAAATATTTGCCAAAATGGGCATGGGCGCTAATAATAATTATTTTCAACTTTGTAGGTCCTATAGTTTACTTGCTACTTGGAAGAGAGCGTGATTAGTTTGCTGAAAGTGATAAATCTTCACAAAAGCTTTGGAAAGGTAAAAGCTTTAAAAGGCATATCATTTGAAGTAAAACCTGCAACCGTCCATGGTTTTCTTGGACCAAATGGAGCAGGTAAGACAACCACAATGAAAATTCTCTCTGGACTAATTAGTTTTGATGAAGGCATAATATTATTTGAGAATCTTGATTATAAGACAAACAAAAATGTAATAGTGAAACAAATTGGATACCTTCCTCAAAACCCTGTATTCTATGGTTATCTCACACCAGTTGAGTATTTAAGCTTAATAGGACAAATTTGCAATTTTGAAAGTAGAAGTATTAAAAAGAGGACTGAAGAAGTCCTTGAGATTGTAAAACTTTCAAGTGTTTCTAAAAGAAAAATCTCAACTTTTTCAGGCGGAATGCTTCAGAGACTTGGAATAGCTGTCGCAATATTTAATAAGCCTAAACTACTGCTTCTTGATGAACCAACCGCTTCTTTAGACCCCGAAGGAAGAGCTGAAGTTTTGGAACATATAAGATCCTTGAAAGAAGAAGGAATTACAGTATTTTTTTCAACACACATATTAAACGATGTTGAAAGAATTTGTGACTACGTAACAATATTGCATGAAGGTAAAATAATTGTCAGTGACAGTTTAGAAAACCTTCAAAAACAATATATTCAACCTGTTTTTTGTGTTGAGTTTGAAGGTATTCCTAACAAGTTGGAAGAAAAATTCTCTCAGTTTCCTTATATTCGAAAAATCGATATTGACAACTACGGGAAAGTCTCAATTTATGTTAACAATGTTGAAATTGCAAAAAGAGAATTGATAAAAGTACTGGCACAGATAGATAAGCCCATCTTATCCTTTTATTTAAAAAAGCCCTCGCTGGAAGATATCTTCATAAGGGTGGTAGAAAAAAGTGACGACATTTAAAGCATATTTTAAAAAAGAATTCATTGAAGGGATAAGACAGTACAAATACATTGCTTTTGCAACAGGTATAATATTGTTCTCTATCTTAGATCCAATAATGTTAAAACTTCTTCCAACTTTTGTTAGTAACAAGATTCCTGCCAATTTAATACACCAGCTATTTGAGTTTAAGACTAAAGATGCATTGGCAAATTATGTCAAAGAGCTTTTTCAAATTGGTACGCTATTTGTAATATTCACTGCTGCAGGCAGTATAAACGAGGAAATATATTTCCAAAAAATTGTTTTCCCTTTTTCAAAAGGTGCAAATAAATCCCAAATTGTACTGGCAAAGTATTTTCATTTTGCAATTGCAATTTGTTTGTTCTTATTTGTTGGTTTATTTTTCAACCAATATTACGCTAATCTTCTTTTCGGGGGAGAAAAGATTACTGTTTCTGACATAGTTCATGTTTACTTTCTTTTGTGTATTTACTACCTATTTGTGATTTCACTTACATTATTTTTTAGCAGCTTTACAAAGAAAAATATCTCAGCTGGAATTTTAGCATGCACAGCCTCTTATTCTACTGCTCTACTTTCTCAGTTTGAAAAACTTAAGAAGTTCAGTCCATATAATTTAATTTTGCTTACAAACAGTGTTGACTTGCAAGATGCAAAAATAGCAATGTTAATTACCGTTTTTTTAACTCTTATATTCTTAGTAATAGCCATTTCCCGATTTAATAACTTGGAATTAAATTGAATTCTCATAAACAGAAATTTTTTATATGCTACCATATGAAAAGATGTTAATTAGAATATGAGAATTGTTAAACATTTAACACACTTATTAAAAACAAAAAATCCGGCAGCCACCTACTTTCCCGTGCCGTCTCCAGCACAGTATCATCGGCGTTGCGAGGCTTAACTTCCGTGTTCGGAATGGGAACGGGTGTTTCCCTCGCTCTTTCGCCACCGGATTTGTTACCTCTTCTCTCTTCCCTTTTATCAGCAGCCTCGCAAGTGAATAGGGTAAGACCGGCATCCATCCATCGGTCAAGCTCCTCGGGTCATTAGTACCGCCTTGCTCAACGCCTCACAGCGCTTACACATGCGGCCTATCTACCTGGTAGTCTACCAGGACCCTTACCACCTCTTCGGTGTGGGGTATCTCATCTTGGGGTGGGCTTCACGCTTAGATGCTTTCAGCGTTTATCCCATCCGGACTTGGCTTCCCAGCCGTGCCCCTGGCGGAACAACTGGTAAACCAGCGGTCCGTCCAACCCGGTCCTCTCGTACTAGGGTCAGCTCCCCTCAAATACCCTGCGCCCGCGGCGGATAAGGACCGAACTGTCTCACGACGTTCTGAACCCAGCTCACGTACCGCTTTAATGGGCGAACAGCCCAACCCTTGGGACCTACTTCAGCCCCAGGATGCGATGAGCCGACATCGAGGTGCCAAACCTCCCCGTCGATGTGGACTCTCGGGGGAGATCAGCCTGTTATCCCCGGGGTAACTTTTATCCGTTGAGCGACGGCTCTCCCACTTGATACCGCCGGATCACTAAGCCCGACTTTCGTCCCTGCTCGACCTGTCGGTCTCACAGTCAAGCCACCTTACCGCCTTTGCACTCCTACCGCACGATTTCCATCCGTGCTGAGGTGACCTTTGGGCGCCTCCGTTACCCTTTAGGAGGCGACCGCCCCAGTCAAACTGCCCACCTGGCAGTGTCCCATCACTCGGTTCAGAGTGTCTGGTTAGTGCCCCAGTGCACCCAGAGTGGTATCCCACCGCCGGCTCCAGGGAAGCTGGCGCCTCCCCTTCTCTGCCTCCCACCTATCCTGTACAGAGCACACCAGAACACAGTGCCAGGCTGCAGTAAAGCTCCACGGGGTCTTTCTGTCCAACCGCGGGTAACCAGCGTCTTCACTGGTACCACAATTTCGCCGGGCACACCGCCAAGACAGCGCCCAAGTCGTTACGCCATTCGTGCGGGTCGGAACTTACCCGACAAGGAATTTCGCTACCTTAGGACCGTTATAGTTACGGCCGCCGTTCACTGGGGCTTCGGTTCGGAGCTTTTCACCCCTCCCCTTAACCTTCCAGCACCGGGCAGGCGTCAGCCCCTATACCTCGCCTTTCGGCTTAGCAGAGACCTGTGTTTTTGATAAACAGTCGCTTGGGCCTATTCCCTGCGACCCTGAGGCTCATCACCTCAGGGCACCCCTTCTCCCAAAGTTACGGGGTCAGTTTGCCGAGTTCCTTAGCGGTGCTTCACCCGTCCGTCTGTGGATACTCTCCTCGCCCACCTGTGTCGGTTTCCAGTACGGGCACCTGCCTTCGCCTACGCGACGCTTTTCTTGGCAGTGTGAAGCGCGGCACTTCGCCTACTATAACTTCGGCTCCCCATCACGGCTCACGGTTGTATGGGCGTGCGGATTTGCCTACACACCCCCGCTCGCCGCTTGGCCGGGGTCAACCAACACCCCGGTTGCCTGCTCCTCCTGCGTCCCGCCCCGTAGGTTAACCTCCGGCAGGTGGCTCAGGAATATCAACCTGATACCCATCAGCTACGCCTTTCGGCCTCGCCTTAGGCCCCGGCTAACTCTGGGCGGATTCGCCTTCCCCAGAAAACCTTGGGCTTCCGACGGGCAGGCTTCCCACCTGCCTCGCGCTACTTATTCCGGCATTCTCACTTCTGCCTCGTCCACCCTGGCTTACGCCTTGGGCTTCGCCCTGTCGCAGAACGCTCCCCTACCGCTTAAAGCCGATTACCTCGGCTTTAAACCCGCTGCTTCGGTGTGTGGCTTGAAGCCCCGAGTATTTTCGGCGCCCAGCCGCTCGACCAGTGAGCTGTTACGCACTCTTTAAAGGAATGGCTGCTTCTAAGCCAACCTCCTGGTTGTCTTCGCGACTGAACATCCTTCTCACACTTAGCCACACCTTCGGGACCTTAGCAGACGGTCTGGGCTGTTCCCCTCTCGACCACGGACCTTATCGCTCGTGGTCTGACTCCCAAGGTTCCACCGCCAGCATTCGGAGTTTGATAGGGTTCGGTAACGTTTTTGCGCCCCTAGCCCAGTCAGTGCTCTACCTCCAGCGGCTACACCTTGAGGCTAGCCCTAAAGCTATTTCGGGGAGAACCAGCTATCTCCGGGTTCGATTGGAATTTCTCCCCTACCCTCAGCTCATCCGACGCCTTTTCAACGACGACCGGTTCGGGCCTCCATGTGGTCTCACCCACACTTCACCCTGGCCAAGGGTAGATCACCCGGTTTCGGGTCTACTTGCGCATACTATCGCCCTGTTCAGACTCGGTTTCCCTGCGGCTCCAGCGCTCTCTCGCGCCTTAGCCTCGCATGCGCAAGTAACTCGCCGGACCGTTCTTCAATAAGTACGACGTCAGGGACTTGTCGCCCCCTCCGTCTGCTTGTAGGCACAGGGTTTCAGGCTCTATTTCACTCCCCTCCCGGGGTTCTTTTCACCTTTCCCTCACGGTACTCGTACACTATCGGTCACCGGTAGTATTTAGCCTTGGAGGGTGGTCCCCCCTGCTTCACACCAGCTTCCACGACACTGGTGCTACTCAGGATCAGAAGCACCACTTGACTTGCGCTTTTCGCCTACGGGGCTGTCACCCTCTACGGCTGGCCTTCCCAGACCATTCGGCTAAGCGCCTCAAGTGGCTTCGCGCTCCTGTCCTACAACCCCACCACAGACTTGCCGCCTGCGATGGTTTGGGCTCCTCCCCTTTCGCTCGCCGCTACTCAGGGAATCTCATCTTGATTTCTTCTCCTCGGGGTACTAAGATGTTTCAGTTCCCCCGGTCTCCCCTCGCATGCCTACTTGATTCAGCATGCGATGCCAGGTCTTCCACCCGGCAGGTTGCCCCATTCGGGAATCCACGGATCTACGCCTGCTTGCGGCTCCCCGTGGCTTTTCGCAGCTTGCCACGCCCTTCATCGGCTCCGGTGCCGAGGCATCCACCCTGCGCCCTTACTCCGCTTGACCTCCACAGACGGATTCCTACAATCCGCCTACTACCAGCCTTACCCTATTCACTTGCCAAGCTGCCTCTTCTTCCCTGGTGGGCTTAGGTGGACTCGAACCACCGACCTTACGCTTATCAGGCGTACGCTCTAACCACCTGAGCTATAAGCCCATCTCTTGGTGGAGATGAGGAGATTCGAACTCCTGACCCCCTGCTTGCAAGGCAGGTGCTCTCCCAACTGAGCTACATCCCCACCCACAAATGCAGCTTAAATTAAACAGCACCTAACCTACTCGGCTACCTTAACACAAAACACAACCCTTAGAAAGGAGGTGATCCAGCCGCACGTTCCCGTACGGCTACCTTGTTACGACTTCACCCCAATCATCAGCCCCACCTTCAACACAGCTTAACCTGTGTCTTCAGGTGTTGCTGACTCTCATGGTGTGACGGGCGGTGTGTACAAGGCCCGGGAACGTATTCACCGCGGCATGCTGATCCGCGATTACTAGCGATTCCGACTTCATGCAGGCGAGTTGCAGCCTGCAATCCGAACTGGGGGTGCTTTTTTGGGATTCGCTCCGGCTCGCGCCTTCGCACGCCCTCTGTAGCACCCATTGTAGCACGTGTGTAGCCCAGGGCATAAGGGGCATGATGATTTGACGTCATCCCCACCTTCCTCCGCCTCATCGACGGCAGTCCCCTTAGAGTGCCCGGCTAAAACCGCTGGCAACTAAGGGCAGGGGTTGCGCTCGTTGCGGGACTTAACCCAACATCTCACGACACGAGCTGACGACAACCATGCACCACCTGTGTCCGGGCTCCTAACCTTACGGTCAGGCACCCCACCCTTTCGGGCAGGTCCCCGGCATGTCAAGCCCTGGTAAGGTTCTTCGCGTTGCTTCGAATTAAACCACATGCTCCACCGCTTGTGCGGGCCCCCGTCAATTCCTTTGAGTTTCAACCTTGCGGCCGTACTCCCCAGGCGGGATGCTTATTGTGTTAACTACGGCACGGAGGAGTCCTTCTCCCCCACACCTAGCATCCATCG
It contains:
- a CDS encoding ABC transporter ATP-binding protein encodes the protein MISLLKVINLHKSFGKVKALKGISFEVKPATVHGFLGPNGAGKTTTMKILSGLISFDEGIILFENLDYKTNKNVIVKQIGYLPQNPVFYGYLTPVEYLSLIGQICNFESRSIKKRTEEVLEIVKLSSVSKRKISTFSGGMLQRLGIAVAIFNKPKLLLLDEPTASLDPEGRAEVLEHIRSLKEEGITVFFSTHILNDVERICDYVTILHEGKIIVSDSLENLQKQYIQPVFCVEFEGIPNKLEEKFSQFPYIRKIDIDNYGKVSIYVNNVEIAKRELIKVLAQIDKPILSFYLKKPSLEDIFIRVVEKSDDI
- a CDS encoding PLD nuclease N-terminal domain-containing protein; translated protein: MFGNMNMEEMLKLLAPLIVLQFALMVFCLLKLKSDKVKYLPKWAWALIIIIFNFVGPIVYLLLGRERD